CTGGCGGAATGTACATTAAAAGACAACACCATCGTCAGGCTCTACGTTACAGCGGAGGGCCTGATCGATGGCGCTTTTTTGCGCCCTGGCGCCGGGTGGATCCGATTTGCCCGCCTGTACCGCGGCGCGGACCAGGGCCCCAATTACGCGGAAACCGCCGCCCTTACCGCCTGCTCCGGTATTCTGGGGCACGATGGCTTTCTGCTGCGGACCGACGGGCACTGCTCCGGCGTTTACTCCTATGATTACTACTGGTTCGACACTGCCGGGGACTTGCAGGTCCTCACCGCCAGGATGGACCCGGTGGCCCTGGACCTGGACGGGGACGGAACGGCGGAACTGGTCTGGGAGATCGCCGAGTGGCAGGGCGCGTTTTCCTTTTACTTCCGGCGGACAGACGGCGCCATCTGTTGTGTGACGCCGTCCGAATACATCGACGCATCGGGCCTGTTCCTGGCTGCGGTGGAGCAGGAGGGGCCCGGCCCGGTCCGGCTGATCTACCGCTATCACGGCACGGACGAGGATCAGGAACAGTTCTGCGCCGTGACGTTTCGGGACGGTGCCCTGGAGATTGAGATGGACCTTGTCTATGTCCCGGCCTCGCTGGAAGACACAGTCCCCCTTTCAGATCCCACAGCTGGCGGGGCCGCCCTGCCCCATGTGTCCATTACCGGCCCCGACGGCTGGACCATGGACGGTGCCGGGGAGGCGGCCTATCTGGATCTCTGGTCCCTTCTCTGGAACAGCCCATATCCCTCCTCGAAGGGGGCGGTGATCGTCCCCACCGATGCGCCGCTGGATGCGGAGACCACCTATACCGTCACCTTCTCCGATCCGCAGGCCGGGAACTCCTTTTCCTGGTCCCTGGACGCCGAGGGCATCTGCCGCCTGGACGGCATAGAGGGCAACTGCCGGATGGTGTCCACCGGTGTCGGCTCCCTGCCCGCATACTGTCACGATGTGCTGGAGCTCTACTGCCGGGCCAGCCGCACCGCCCGGAACTATGACGCGCAGGGCCGATGGCTGGGATGGGATTTGGTCCCGGATACGGTCGCCCCGGGCTAAAACGGGTATCTTTTGCAAAAACCGCCTTGACAAACGGCGAAAATGTGATACGATAGTCCGGTAAATGGAACATTCCGGCGTGGAAAAGGACGAGTAACCGGCATCCCTCCTGCAAAGAGAGCCGCCGTTTGGTGCAAGGCGGACGGGAGCTGCGGCGAAAATCACCTTGGAGCCTCCTGCTGAAAGACGACGCGAGTAAGCGTGGACGATTGATGCCCGTTACAGCATCGGCCCGTGGCAGCGGGCTGTGAGGGGCTGTTTCCCGCAAGGGCGCAGCAGCGAGAGTGGTACCGCAGAGTGTTTGCAAACGCTTTGTCTCTTGAAAAAGAGGCAAGGCGTTTTTGTTTTCTGAAGGGATGTGTATTCTGGTGAAATGCCCAAACTGCGGAAAGGAAATGGAAGAGGGAACTCTGCACACCCGGAATTACCCTTTCTGGACGCAGCAGGAGCTCCGATTCTTTCGGGCCCCCACAGACACCGTGGAGCTGGGCCCCATTGGCGATGACACCACCAGCGTGTTTACACGGGATCCGTTCCCGGAATTTCCCCATGCCATGCTCTGCCGGGAATGCGGCCTTGTCACCTTCCCGTGCAGCTTGATTGAAACCTCCAAAAAAGATAGCAAATAGGAGCTGGAACAGGAGGAGCTTTATGAAGTGTCCGTATTGTCAGCAGCAAATGCAGGAGGGCTTTCTCAGCAGCCGCTCCCCCGTTTTCTGGTCAGAGGAGGTGTCA
This DNA window, taken from Dysosmobacter welbionis, encodes the following:
- a CDS encoding PF20097 family protein, which codes for MCILVKCPNCGKEMEEGTLHTRNYPFWTQQELRFFRAPTDTVELGPIGDDTTSVFTRDPFPEFPHAMLCRECGLVTFPCSLIETSKKDSK